A stretch of Ligilactobacillus faecis DNA encodes these proteins:
- a CDS encoding Dps family protein: MKYAETKNVLNQLVADLSQMSMVIHQTHWYMRGTNFLKLHPLMDEFMDEINAQLDVISERLIALDGAPYSTLTEMAEHTGIKDEPGTYEKSTPERLAGLLVGYRYLAALYQKGIEVSDQEKDYSTQDIFIGFKTAIEKKIWMISAELDQAPEIDR, encoded by the coding sequence ATGAAGTATGCAGAAACAAAAAATGTTTTGAATCAACTTGTAGCTGATCTAAGTCAGATGTCGATGGTGATCCACCAGACACATTGGTATATGCGTGGAACGAACTTCTTGAAGCTTCATCCCTTGATGGATGAGTTCATGGATGAGATCAATGCTCAGCTCGATGTGATCTCAGAACGTTTGATCGCACTTGATGGCGCACCATATTCGACCTTGACAGAAATGGCGGAGCATACAGGGATCAAAGATGAACCTGGGACATATGAAAAGAGTACCCCAGAACGTTTAGCTGGTCTATTAGTCGGTTATCGTTATCTAGCTGCACTTTATCAAAAAGGGATCGAAGTCAGCGATCAAGAAAAAGATTACAGTACCCAAGATATCTTTATTGGTTTTAAGACTGCGATCGAAAAGAAGATCTGGATGATCAGTGCTGAATTAGACCAAGCACCAGAGATCGATCGATGA
- a CDS encoding Cof-type HAD-IIB family hydrolase codes for MEQKLIAIDLDGTTLNNQSQITQKTKEVLTKAVQAGHIVSIVTGRPNRISENYYDFLGLRSPMINFNGAVGHIPHQQWDKEYALTFNKDIAFEIMAKKQHLGIQVIAAEGKNMALADVPNTVIDDFFPVTLKANEVLNRINLKEDPSAMTMLVKRPQMKKVVSLLEDEFGDKINVGVWGGPNPVLELSPKGVDKAHGVKFLADTYQIDRKNIVAFGDEHNDAEMIDYAGWGVVMQNGTKQLKALANDITPLTNEQDGLAHYLEEYLKLA; via the coding sequence ATGGAACAAAAATTGATCGCGATCGACCTTGACGGTACGACGTTGAATAATCAAAGTCAGATCACTCAAAAAACAAAAGAAGTGCTCACAAAGGCAGTCCAAGCAGGCCATATCGTCTCGATCGTCACTGGCCGACCTAATCGGATCTCTGAAAATTACTACGACTTTTTAGGTCTCAGATCACCAATGATCAATTTTAATGGGGCCGTTGGACATATTCCTCATCAACAATGGGATAAAGAGTATGCTTTGACTTTTAATAAAGATATCGCTTTTGAGATCATGGCTAAAAAACAACACTTGGGGATCCAAGTGATCGCAGCTGAAGGAAAAAATATGGCATTAGCCGATGTTCCTAATACCGTGATCGACGACTTTTTCCCCGTAACATTGAAAGCAAATGAAGTTTTGAATCGGATCAACTTAAAAGAAGATCCTTCAGCAATGACGATGTTAGTTAAGCGTCCTCAAATGAAAAAAGTTGTTTCACTACTTGAAGATGAATTTGGTGACAAGATCAATGTCGGCGTCTGGGGTGGCCCAAATCCAGTCTTAGAACTTTCACCTAAAGGCGTTGATAAAGCACATGGCGTTAAATTTTTAGCCGATACGTATCAGATCGACCGTAAAAATATCGTAGCTTTTGGTGATGAACATAATGACGCCGAAATGATCGATTATGCTGGGTGGGGAGTCGTCATGCAAAATGGAACAAAACAACTTAAAGCTTTAGCCAATGACATCACACCGCTAACTAACGAACAAGATGGTCTCGCCCACTATTTAGAAGAATATTTAAAACTTGCTTAA
- a CDS encoding acyl-CoA thioester hydrolase/BAAT C-terminal domain-containing protein, with amino-acid sequence MIEITTKEIAGLPVLELVSATKKAEALPLVIFYHGWTGCKEKVLMEGYELAKRGLRVVSPDAKFHGQRQVGETITHRQEFWEIVASSVKEFPTLVAYYQKNIGIKENKLGVSGLSMGAITTCALLTVYEQITAGVSLMGSPCPVEFAHRLIAELPGTAELPAEYIAEQLQQLEVIDLSRQPEKIAGRPVHFWHGTADEVVLYGPDHAFYEQIKGKPFARNVTFTTAEGQGHKVSYQAAVEMAEKFAEYFNV; translated from the coding sequence TTGATCGAGATCACAACAAAAGAGATCGCAGGGCTTCCTGTCTTAGAACTAGTTTCAGCCACTAAAAAGGCCGAAGCGTTACCACTTGTTATCTTCTATCATGGTTGGACTGGCTGTAAAGAAAAAGTCTTGATGGAAGGTTATGAATTGGCTAAACGTGGACTTAGAGTCGTCTCACCAGATGCTAAGTTTCATGGTCAAAGACAAGTAGGTGAAACGATCACACATCGGCAAGAATTTTGGGAGATCGTTGCAAGTTCTGTCAAAGAATTTCCTACGCTAGTCGCGTACTATCAAAAAAATATTGGTATCAAAGAAAACAAACTTGGGGTCAGCGGACTTTCAATGGGAGCGATCACGACTTGTGCACTTTTAACGGTTTATGAACAGATCACAGCAGGAGTGAGTTTGATGGGCTCGCCTTGTCCCGTCGAATTTGCACATCGCTTGATCGCTGAACTACCAGGAACCGCAGAGCTTCCAGCCGAATATATCGCTGAACAGTTGCAACAATTAGAAGTGATCGATCTTTCACGCCAGCCAGAAAAGATCGCAGGACGTCCAGTTCATTTTTGGCATGGGACAGCTGATGAGGTCGTTTTGTACGGACCAGATCATGCTTTCTATGAGCAGATCAAAGGAAAGCCTTTTGCACGAAATGTGACTTTCACAACAGCTGAAGGTCAAGGCCATAAAGTTAGTTATCAAGCTGCCGTTGAGATGGCTGAAAAATTTGCCGAATATTTCAATGTCTGA
- a CDS encoding DUF4931 domain-containing protein, whose amino-acid sequence METNSLLTFDRSIGKTKRVAGKKATSCPFCDVAHLTDIYDQQGDMIFLKNKYPTLKQTDQFVLIESSKHDGNISNYTKTEWEMIFTYAIQKWKTFYSDPKYKSVLLYKNYGKLSGGSLSHPHMQIVGLLEADGYREIAPAYFTGQIVTKRAGVYLNISDHPIMGFLEFNVSFTEETLLTAADLIKKVVSFILKDYNDGQCEAYNLFFYKLNDRLFCKIVPRFIVSPYFVGYFISQKFDDAFTDRVIAKLKADYL is encoded by the coding sequence ATGGAAACAAATAGTCTTTTGACCTTTGATCGCAGTATCGGAAAAACTAAACGAGTGGCTGGTAAAAAAGCGACTAGCTGTCCATTTTGCGATGTCGCACATTTGACTGATATTTACGACCAACAAGGTGACATGATCTTTTTAAAGAATAAATATCCAACCCTTAAACAGACCGATCAGTTCGTCTTGATCGAATCAAGTAAGCATGACGGCAATATTTCTAATTACACAAAAACTGAGTGGGAAATGATCTTCACTTATGCGATCCAAAAATGGAAAACATTTTACAGTGACCCTAAATATAAAAGCGTCTTACTTTATAAAAATTACGGTAAGTTATCTGGTGGTTCTTTATCACACCCGCATATGCAGATCGTTGGTCTGTTGGAAGCTGACGGTTATCGCGAGATCGCACCAGCTTATTTTACTGGGCAAATCGTTACAAAACGAGCTGGAGTTTACTTAAACATTTCAGACCATCCGATCATGGGTTTCTTAGAGTTCAACGTTAGCTTTACCGAAGAGACACTGCTTACAGCGGCAGACCTCATCAAAAAAGTTGTTTCTTTTATCTTAAAAGACTACAATGATGGTCAATGCGAAGCATACAATCTCTTCTTCTACAAATTAAATGACCGCCTATTTTGTAAGATCGTTCCACGTTTTATAGTCTCGCCATATTTTGTTGGATATTTTATCAGTCAAAAATTCGATGATGCCTTTACTGACCGTGTCATCGCTAAATTAAAAGCTGACTACCTCTAA
- a CDS encoding 2-hydroxymuconate tautomerase: MPLVHIELIEGRSEEQLKNLVKDVTAAVVENTGAPAEHVHVVLNEMQKDRYAVGGTLKSDEK, from the coding sequence ATGCCCTTAGTTCATATCGAACTGATCGAAGGTCGGAGTGAAGAACAGTTAAAGAACTTAGTTAAAGATGTTACAGCTGCCGTAGTTGAAAACACAGGTGCGCCAGCTGAACACGTGCATGTTGTTTTAAACGAGATGCAAAAGGATCGTTACGCTGTTGGTGGAACGTTAAAGAGTGATGAAAAATAA
- a CDS encoding L,D-transpeptidase family protein: protein MMKYKSKLAICAVVAGIALVCGGYFIYQQQTHFNKNIQINGVNVGGLTAKEARAKVAKTKVEKKVYLNGKLFYTAEPKTSEITAKDQTKFEATLKKQATFLPNSEQKNYTIVPADLVGKKDATLQDAVTNKLTAENKTRTAPVDAYAILEGGKVRVQKEVKGDQYDIAALIKELNQKESADKIYLTAKYLRPVKATSQTVKTQEQKLKELVDKKVTYTVQKTNYELTTSDILTTARYQNGKYEFDTQALKNKIVEINQKQATLNKAFNFKTSEGNMISVPDGSYGWAISATKAEKTLTEALTGDKTKVDAKGDIYGTGYDTRGTGYDITDNNGIGNTYVEVSIEKQHLWAYKNGQQVASIDVVTGTQSTHNDTPKGVYYIMYKQTKTTLRGSRADGSAYASPVEYWAPFTLDGCGFHDADWRTNWSNTAYIKEGSLGCVNMKPSEAGNVFNNLEQSEPVVIY from the coding sequence ATGATGAAGTACAAAAGTAAATTAGCGATCTGTGCTGTGGTAGCTGGAATTGCTTTAGTATGTGGCGGATATTTTATTTATCAACAACAAACGCATTTTAACAAAAATATTCAAATAAATGGGGTCAATGTCGGTGGCTTGACTGCTAAAGAAGCGCGCGCTAAAGTAGCTAAAACAAAAGTTGAAAAAAAAGTCTACTTAAATGGGAAGTTGTTCTATACAGCTGAGCCTAAAACTTCTGAAATAACAGCAAAAGATCAAACAAAATTTGAAGCAACTTTGAAAAAACAAGCAACATTTTTACCAAATTCTGAACAAAAGAATTATACGATCGTTCCAGCTGATCTAGTTGGAAAAAAAGATGCAACTTTGCAAGATGCAGTTACAAATAAATTAACAGCAGAAAATAAGACGAGAACTGCACCAGTCGATGCTTATGCGATCTTAGAGGGGGGCAAAGTCAGAGTCCAAAAAGAGGTCAAGGGTGATCAGTACGATATCGCAGCCTTAATAAAGGAATTAAATCAAAAAGAGAGTGCAGATAAGATCTATTTAACTGCTAAGTACCTTCGACCAGTCAAAGCTACGAGTCAGACAGTCAAGACACAAGAACAAAAGTTAAAAGAACTAGTTGATAAAAAAGTCACCTATACAGTTCAAAAAACGAACTACGAGTTGACGACAAGTGACATATTGACAACAGCGCGGTATCAAAACGGTAAATATGAGTTTGATACACAAGCTTTAAAAAATAAGATCGTTGAGATCAATCAAAAACAAGCAACTTTGAATAAAGCATTTAATTTTAAGACAAGTGAAGGTAATATGATCAGCGTTCCTGATGGTTCTTATGGTTGGGCGATCAGTGCAACTAAAGCAGAAAAAACGTTAACTGAGGCGTTGACAGGTGACAAGACCAAAGTCGATGCTAAAGGTGATATTTATGGAACTGGTTATGATACGCGGGGGACTGGTTACGATATTACAGATAATAACGGGATCGGCAACACTTATGTTGAAGTTTCGATCGAAAAACAACATCTTTGGGCTTATAAAAACGGTCAGCAAGTCGCTTCGATCGATGTTGTCACTGGAACTCAAAGTACGCATAACGATACGCCTAAGGGTGTCTACTATATAATGTATAAACAGACAAAAACAACTTTACGTGGCTCTAGAGCAGATGGCTCAGCCTATGCAAGTCCGGTTGAATACTGGGCTCCTTTTACCCTTGATGGTTGTGGGTTCCATGATGCTGATTGGCGGACGAATTGGTCTAATACAGCCTATATTAAAGAAGGATCGCTTGGATGTGTCAATATGAAACCAAGTGAGGCTGGGAACGTCTTTAATAACTTAGAGCAAAGTGAACCAGTAGTTATTTACTGA
- a CDS encoding metal-sulfur cluster assembly factor — translation MEKRATEVIKEEILAALETVIDPELGVDIVNLGLVYAIDLKEDGTCEVQMTLTTMGCPLTNILADMVERALKDVPEVEKVDIQFVWEPAWTTERMTTYAKMALGIH, via the coding sequence ATGGAAAAACGAGCAACCGAAGTTATTAAAGAAGAGATCTTAGCTGCGCTTGAAACAGTGATCGATCCAGAACTAGGGGTCGATATCGTTAATTTAGGTCTAGTTTATGCGATCGATCTAAAAGAAGATGGAACATGTGAGGTTCAAATGACCCTTACAACGATGGGGTGCCCTTTGACAAATATTTTGGCAGATATGGTCGAAAGGGCTTTAAAAGATGTTCCCGAAGTAGAGAAAGTCGATATTCAGTTTGTCTGGGAACCAGCTTGGACGACAGAGCGAATGACAACATATGCTAAAATGGCATTGGGGATCCATTGA
- a CDS encoding RsmB/NOP family class I SAM-dependent RNA methyltransferase produces the protein MKLPVDFKEKYTKLLGEEASAFFESLDDEVQKGFRINPLKQNYQEVDVSLQEPVAYVKTGYVGAVSGKTLEHQAGYVYSQDLSAMYVGEVVAARPGEKILDLCAAPGGKSTHIAESMANEGLLVANEISKKRALILAENIERTGAKNVIVVNEEPQTLAKELPEYFDKVVVDAPCSGEGMFRKDPHAISYWHKDYPAQCAVRQKEILVEALKMLGVGGELIYSTCTFAPEEDEQIIAWLLENYPYLKIVPLKHYAGMDQGVPAFGNGAEELTGTVRLMPHHFKGEGHFIAKLKDMRPKKATELKKKKKRKQKGTLTKEQEQLWQDFAQNFFKETPFSLDQLRCYGEYLYFYAPSWPDISRLRFMRPGLLLGVFKKKRFEPSYTLALSLRQDEVKNVLAVTKKQWQDYVAGNTVQLDKKDLKNGWYLLVCEGKPFAFGKLVDKTVKNFFPKGLRFYN, from the coding sequence GTGAAATTACCAGTCGATTTTAAAGAAAAGTATACAAAATTATTAGGTGAGGAAGCGTCTGCTTTTTTTGAAAGCTTAGATGATGAAGTTCAAAAAGGCTTTCGGATCAATCCACTCAAACAAAATTATCAAGAGGTAGACGTTTCCTTGCAAGAACCAGTTGCTTACGTTAAGACTGGTTATGTTGGTGCTGTCAGTGGTAAGACTTTGGAACATCAAGCGGGGTATGTCTATAGTCAAGACTTGAGCGCGATGTATGTAGGAGAGGTCGTAGCTGCTCGACCCGGAGAAAAGATCTTGGACCTTTGTGCAGCCCCAGGAGGAAAATCGACGCATATTGCTGAAAGTATGGCTAATGAAGGTTTGTTAGTCGCAAATGAGATCAGTAAAAAGCGGGCTTTGATCTTGGCCGAAAACATTGAACGAACGGGGGCTAAAAACGTGATCGTAGTCAATGAAGAGCCACAAACGCTAGCAAAAGAGCTACCAGAATATTTCGATAAAGTCGTAGTCGATGCACCGTGTTCTGGTGAAGGGATGTTTCGGAAAGATCCACATGCGATCAGTTATTGGCATAAAGATTATCCTGCTCAATGTGCAGTCCGCCAAAAAGAGATCTTGGTCGAAGCCTTGAAAATGCTAGGCGTTGGAGGCGAATTGATCTATTCGACTTGTACATTTGCTCCTGAAGAAGATGAACAGATCATCGCCTGGCTTTTAGAGAACTATCCGTATTTAAAAATTGTTCCATTAAAGCATTATGCAGGGATGGATCAAGGTGTTCCAGCTTTTGGGAATGGTGCTGAAGAATTAACTGGAACAGTTCGATTAATGCCACATCATTTTAAGGGTGAAGGGCATTTTATCGCTAAATTAAAAGATATGCGACCTAAAAAAGCTACTGAGCTCAAAAAGAAAAAAAAGCGAAAACAAAAGGGGACTTTGACAAAAGAACAAGAGCAGTTGTGGCAAGATTTTGCCCAAAACTTCTTTAAAGAAACACCTTTTTCATTAGACCAATTGCGATGCTATGGGGAATATCTTTATTTTTATGCTCCAAGTTGGCCTGATATCTCGCGGTTACGTTTTATGCGGCCAGGATTATTGCTAGGCGTTTTTAAAAAGAAGCGTTTTGAACCAAGTTATACGTTAGCTCTTAGTTTAAGGCAAGATGAAGTCAAAAATGTTTTAGCAGTGACTAAAAAACAGTGGCAAGATTATGTTGCTGGCAATACAGTCCAGCTTGATAAAAAAGACTTGAAAAATGGGTGGTATCTCTTAGTTTGTGAAGGAAAACCATTTGCGTTTGGAAAGTTAGTCGATAAGACAGTCAAAAACTTTTTCCCAAAGGGTCTCCGCTTTTACAACTAA
- a CDS encoding C69 family dipeptidase, with protein sequence MPLYKGFDFSACTSILVGKKAMADGSTVIGRNEDAKSAWPKHMVIHPHEEFTTRQEFTSRANGFKMPLPNVRFKYSATPEWTPEFGLFEEDGINEYGVAMSATESAYANERVLGVDPLVKDGIGEEAMVTVVLPYIKNAREGVKRLGKIIEEYGTCETNGILFADNDEVWYLETGSGHHFVAQRIPDDHYAVVANQLAIQQIDFNDPDNFMYSTGIQEFVDKNHLNPDPTCFNFRNIFGTHELSDEIYSTPRVWYGQKYLTPSVTQDPMSEELPFIQKADRLLYLDDLKYVLGSHFQNTPYDPVGNGSSQDKHKFRPISLAKTQESHLLQLRPELPLEIAGLHWVAMGVTAQSIFVPVYAGTNDVHPAYKVGQQTYSSDSAYWTYKLLGVLVDPHYHRFSKQIADLQKELAVLFSQKISQTDQLALEVTDAKRSLLLTEASVAMQELGLTKTKEVIASIITEATDLSPLNFNTDANL encoded by the coding sequence ATGCCACTTTATAAAGGATTTGATTTTTCTGCTTGCACGAGTATTTTAGTCGGTAAAAAAGCGATGGCTGATGGTTCAACCGTGATCGGACGTAATGAAGATGCTAAAAGCGCGTGGCCCAAACATATGGTTATCCATCCCCATGAAGAATTTACTACTAGACAAGAATTCACCTCACGGGCCAACGGTTTTAAAATGCCCCTACCTAATGTCCGCTTCAAGTATAGCGCTACCCCTGAATGGACACCTGAATTTGGTCTTTTTGAAGAAGATGGGATCAATGAATATGGAGTTGCGATGAGCGCGACCGAAAGCGCCTATGCTAACGAACGCGTTTTAGGTGTCGATCCGTTAGTAAAAGACGGCATCGGTGAAGAAGCGATGGTCACTGTTGTCTTGCCTTATATCAAAAATGCGCGTGAAGGCGTCAAGCGTTTAGGTAAGATCATCGAAGAATATGGGACTTGTGAGACAAACGGGATCTTATTTGCTGACAACGATGAAGTTTGGTACCTAGAAACTGGTTCAGGCCACCACTTTGTCGCTCAACGGATCCCAGATGACCACTACGCTGTTGTGGCTAATCAATTAGCGATCCAACAGATCGACTTCAATGATCCCGATAACTTTATGTACTCAACTGGGATCCAAGAATTTGTTGACAAAAATCATCTCAACCCAGATCCAACTTGCTTTAATTTTCGCAATATTTTTGGAACACATGAATTATCTGATGAGATCTATAGTACTCCCCGCGTCTGGTATGGGCAAAAATATCTTACACCTAGCGTCACCCAAGATCCAATGAGTGAAGAATTGCCTTTTATCCAAAAAGCAGACCGTCTCTTATATTTAGACGATCTCAAATATGTTTTAGGCTCTCATTTTCAAAATACACCTTATGATCCTGTTGGTAACGGTAGTTCTCAAGACAAACATAAATTCCGACCGATCAGTTTAGCTAAGACACAAGAATCTCACCTCTTACAACTTCGCCCTGAGCTACCATTAGAGATCGCAGGTCTGCATTGGGTCGCTATGGGTGTCACAGCGCAAAGTATTTTCGTGCCAGTCTACGCTGGAACAAACGATGTCCATCCCGCTTATAAAGTTGGCCAACAAACTTATTCAAGCGACTCAGCTTACTGGACGTATAAATTGCTAGGTGTACTAGTTGATCCTCACTATCATCGCTTTAGTAAACAGATCGCTGATCTCCAAAAAGAGCTTGCAGTGCTTTTTAGTCAAAAGATCAGCCAAACCGATCAGTTAGCTTTAGAAGTGACCGACGCAAAACGCAGTCTACTTTTGACAGAAGCCTCAGTGGCTATGCAAGAACTAGGTTTGACTAAAACAAAAGAAGTCATCGCTTCGATCATCACCGAAGCAACTGATCTTTCGCCACTAAACTTCAATACAGACGCTAATTTATAG
- the infC gene encoding translation initiation factor IF-3 produces the protein MVNEGIRARELRLIADDGSQLGVKSKQEALKLAEQANLDLVLVAPKAKPPVAKIMDYGKYRFELQKKQREARKKQKVINVKEVRLSPTIDTNDFNTKVKNARKFLAKGDKVKVSIRFKGRAITHKEIGREVLDRFADETSDVATVESKAKMDGRSMFLMLAPKAEK, from the coding sequence ATGGTAAACGAAGGCATTCGCGCACGTGAGTTACGCTTGATTGCTGATGATGGTTCCCAGTTGGGGGTCAAATCTAAGCAAGAAGCTTTGAAGTTGGCAGAACAAGCTAACTTAGACCTTGTTTTGGTAGCACCTAAAGCAAAACCACCTGTTGCCAAGATCATGGATTATGGGAAGTATCGTTTTGAGTTGCAGAAGAAACAGCGTGAAGCTCGTAAAAAGCAAAAAGTGATCAACGTTAAAGAAGTTCGTTTAAGTCCAACGATCGATACTAATGATTTCAACACAAAGGTCAAGAATGCGCGTAAGTTCTTAGCCAAAGGTGATAAAGTCAAAGTCTCGATCCGCTTTAAGGGTCGTGCGATCACTCATAAAGAGATCGGACGCGAAGTTCTCGATAGATTTGCTGATGAAACAAGTGATGTTGCCACAGTTGAATCTAAAGCAAAAATGGATGGACGCAGCATGTTCTTGATGCTTGCGCCTAAAGCCGAAAAATAG